Proteins from a single region of Primulina tabacum isolate GXHZ01 chromosome 5, ASM2559414v2, whole genome shotgun sequence:
- the LOC142545708 gene encoding (+)-borneol dehydrogenase 1-like — protein sequence MNGSAVHGRLEGKVAIVTGGASGIGASTVRLFFENGANVVIADVQDTLGQNLANNLDSTNTHVCYIHCDVSNEDDIVNLVDTTVSKFGHLDIMYNNAGIMNGAFESILNTKKTDLERMLGVNLVGALLGAKHAARVMIPNKKGCILFTASCTTKIAGISTHSYAVSKHGIVGLTNNLAAELGSHGIRVNCISPFGVLTGSDQSEEKVRQFEGFMGAVGNLKGGVLRAEDLAKAALYLASDEASYVSGLNLVVDGGYSVVNPTLMRASTR from the exons ATGAACGGCAGCGCAGTCCACGGGAG GTTGGAAGGGAAGGTTGCCATTGTGACCGGCGGGGCAAGCGGCATCGGAGCAAGTACCGTTCGCCTTTTCTTCGAAAACGGCGCGAATGTCGTGATCGCGGACGTCCAGGACACCCTcggccaaaacctagccaacaaCCTGGACAGCACCAACACGCACGTCTGCTACATCCACTGCGATGTTTCAAACGAAGACGACATCGTAAATCTAGTCGACACCACCGTTTCCAAATTCGGCCACCTCGACATAATGTACAACAACGCCGGCATCATGAACGGCGCCTTCGAGAGCATCCTCAACACGAAGAAGACCGACCTGGAACGGATGCTGGGAGTCAACCTGGTAGGCGCACTTCTGGGAGCCAAGCACGCCGCAAGGGTGATGATCCCGAATAAAAAGGGATGCATACTCTTCACCGCGAGCTGCACGACTAAGATCGCCGGAATCTCCACTCATTCCTACGCGGTTTCGAAACATGGGATCGTCGGGTTGACGAACAACTTGGCAGCGGAGTTGGGGTCTCACGGGATTAGGGTGAATTGCATCTCACCATTCGGGGTGTTGACTGGAAGTGATCAAAGCGAGGAAAAAGTGAGACAATTTGAAGGGTTCATGGGAGCAGTGGGGAACCTAAAAGGGGGAGTCTTGAGGGCTGAGGATCTTGCAAAAGCTGCCCTTTACTTGGCTAGTGATGAGGCATCCTATGTGAGCGGGTTGAATCTCGTGGTGGATGGTGGGTATAGTGTGGTGAACCCTACTTTGATGAGGGCTAGTACGAGGTGA
- the LOC142544611 gene encoding putative F-box protein At2g36090 gives MLTKVSSLLFKEISHRKKLIMVNSPPPTAADATVEIVETTGFSALPPHVIESHVLTRLDGPALASAASCSATLRHLSSQNHLWTELCHSKWPSTTSPRVTHVISTFPGGGSRAFFSRAFTNATQSLISTSTVPPSELISSVDIHYEDKLILSKDQETESLSDWFRCSPFRIDLLEPKEFVPAPIKHPESGDETSTDIINGMTLSWILIDPISRRAVNLSSHKPVKIQRHWLTGEVKIKFASILAAENGYVLCSSAVTLGGSDCGKMQLIEVSLEMEDTDGVHLNGKDSLVILHRALECKKGSEAKLRYEDYLEMRREIKERKVKTEEALDMFCLGFGVSILVTFLLFVFCRLTA, from the coding sequence ATGTTAACCAAAGTTTCCAGTCTTCTATTCAAAGAAATCAGCCACCGTAAAAAACTGATCATGGTCAATTCACCACCGCCAACCGCTGCTGACGCCACGGTGGAGATAGTAGAAACCACCGGATTTTCCGCCTTGCCTCCACATGTCATAGAATCCCACGTTCTCACACGCTTGGACGGCCCAGCGCTCGCCTCCGCCGCCAGCTGTTCCGCAACACTCCGCCACCTTTCCTCCCAAAACCACCTCTGGACTGAATTATGCCACTCCAAATGGCCTTCCACCACCTCTCCCCGCGTAACCCACGTCATCTCCACTTTTCCCGGCGGTGGCTCTCGTGCTTTTTTCTCGCGCGCTTTTACAAACGCTACGCAGAGTTTGATCAGCACCTCCACGGTTCCACCTTCGGAGCTGATCTCATCCGTGGATATTCACTACGAGGACAAACTAATCCTCTCCAAAGACCAGGAAACAGAATCATTAAGCGACTGGTTCCGGTGCTCACCGTTCAGAATTGATCTCCTAGAGCCCAAAGAATTTGTCCCCGCTCCCATCAAACACCCAGAATCAGGAGACGAAACGTCCACAGATATCATCAACGGCATGACTCTAAGTTGGATTCTGATCGACCCAATCTCACGGAGAGCAGTGAACCTCTCCTCCCACAAACCCGTCAAAATTCAACGCCATTGGCTCACCGGGGAAGTGAAGATCAAGTTTGCTTCAATCCTGGCCGCTGAAAACGGTTACGTACTGTGCAGCTCTGCTGTCACTCTCGGCGGCTCCGACTGCGGAAAGATGCAGTTGATTGAAGTGAGCTTGGAAATGGAAGACACGGATGGAGTCCACTTGAACGGGAAGGACAGTCTGGTCATTCTTCACCGTGCTTTGGAGTGCAAAAAGGGCAGTGAAGCGAAGTTGAGGTACGAGGATTATCTGGAGATGCGGAGGGAGATAAAAGAGAGAAAGGTGAAAACTGAGGAAGCTTTGGATATGTTCTGCTTGGGTTTTGGGGTTTCCATTTTGGTTACCTTTTTACTGTTTGTTTTCTGCAGATTGACAGCGTAG
- the LOC142545709 gene encoding small RNA-binding protein 11, chloroplastic-like codes for MAAMRNLSKNFMFGRISDPTSSILSSSPAILLSCRGIASKLFVGGLSYHTTEEGLSEAFSQYGQVIEAIIVMDRISDRSKGFGFVSYASEHEAEKAITEMDGKALNGRVIFVDYAKPRSGYGGGMPIARGPPEPALDN; via the exons ATGGCGGCCATGAGAAATCTATCGAAGAATTTCATGTTTGGTCGCATTTCTGATCCCACTTCCAGCATTTTGTCATCATCTCCGGCGATTCTACTTTCTTGCCGAGGCATAGCTTCCAAGCTTTTCGTCGGAG GACTTTCATATCATACCACAGAAGAGGGATTATCAGAGGCCTTTTCTCAGTATGGTCAAGTTATAGAAG CTATAATCGTGATGGATCGAATATCAGACCGATCAAAGGGTTTTGGCTTCGTTTCCTACGCATCTGAACACGAGGCAGAGAAAGCCATCACAGAAATGGATGGAAAG GCACTAAATGGGCGCGTTATATTTGTGGACTATGCTAAGCCCAGATCAGGCTATGGTGGCGGCATGCCTATAGCTAGGGGACCCCCGGAACCAGCTTTGGATAATTGA
- the LOC142545710 gene encoding peptidyl-prolyl cis-trans isomerase CYP18-2 yields the protein MASNTDGGPPEVTLETSMGAITVEMYYHHAPRTCDNFVKLARKGYYNNVKFHRIIKDFIVQGGDPTGTGRGGESIYGKHFEDEIRRELKHTGAGIISMANAGPNTNGSQFFITLAPAPSLDGKHTIFGRVCRGMEIVKRLGSVQTDNTDRPIHDVKILRATIKD from the exons ATGGCCTCAAATACAGACGGGGGGCCGCCGGAGGTTACTCTCGAGACCTCCATGGGTGCCATCACTGTTGAG ATGTATTACCACCACGCGCCGCGAACATGCGATAATTTTGTGAAGCTCGCTCGCAAGGGCTATTACAACAATGTCAAGTTTCACAGAATCATCAAG GATTTTATTGTGCAAGGAGGTGATCCTACTGGTACTGGAAGAGGTGGAGAATCAATATATgg TAAGCATTTTGAGGATGAGATAAGGAGGGAATTGAAGCATACAGGAGCTGGTATTATATCCATGGCGAATGCTGGTCCAAATACAAATGGGAGCCAGTTTTTTATAACTTTGGCACCGGCACCTTCACTTGATG GGAAGCATACAATATTCGGAAGGGTATGTAGAGGAATGGAAATTGTTAAGAGGCTCGGCAGTGTTCAAACTGATAACACTGATAG ACCTATACATGATGTGAAGATCCTTCGGGCAACCATCAAAGATTAG
- the LOC142545711 gene encoding vacuolar protein sorting-associated protein 55 homolog — MNTVLAGLAFMFSSSILLQILACAIYSNWWPLLSALMYVLVPMPCLFFGGGSTQFLISRDGGGWIDGAKFLTGASAVGSMAIPIILRHAGLIGTGAMIIEFTSFIIFVCTVLCFHRASLDDEW, encoded by the exons ATGAACACAGT TCTCGCAGGACTTGCCTTCATGTTTTCATCAAGCATCCTGCTCCAGATCTTG GCTTGTGCTATATACAGCAATTGGTGGCCGCTGCTTTCAG CGCTTATGTATGTTCTTGTTCCCATGCCTTGTTTGTTTTTTGGTGGTGGATCCACTCAGTTTCTGATTAGTCGCGATGGTGGTGG ATGGATCGACGGCGCTAAGTTCTTGACCGGGGCATCGGCAGTGGGGAGCATGGCCATTCCCATTATTCTTAGGCATGCTGGCTTGATTGGAACAGGAGCTATGATAATAGAATTCACTTCATTTATCATATTTGTGTGCACAGTACTTTGTTTTCATCGTGCCAGCCTTGATGATGAGTGGTAA
- the LOC142545712 gene encoding putative small nuclear ribonucleoprotein G — protein sequence MSRSGQPPDLKKYMDKKLQIKLNANRTVVGTLRGFDQFMNLVIDNTVEVNGDEKTDIGMVVIRGNSVVTVEALEPVARPQ from the exons ATGAGCAGATCAGGCCAGCCTCCAGATCTCAAGAA GTACATGGACAAGAAACTCCAGA TTAAGCTGAATGCCAATCGTACTGTGGTTGGAACCCTTCGTGGTTTCGATCAGTTCATGAACCTTGTGATAGACAATACTGTCGAAGTGAATGGAGATGAGAAAACGGACATTGGCATGGTG GTCATCAGGGGAAACAGTGTAGTTACAGTCGAAGCTCTTGAGCCCGTTGCCAGGCCACAATGA
- the LOC142545713 gene encoding ABC transporter B family member 29, chloroplastic — protein sequence MAVSLHSTPPFYSSLFHLKSHGRLDLQKTLVTNRSISICLKSSYNPSAAAVCLPSPPIKLRSLLYLRPYLQSEWRPILSGWFCSAVSVYSLSKIVPLVGRLSSLMTTADLGSLKNEGLVLGVFVFARILASYLQHAFLWEAALNCAYKIRVYVFNRVLGRDLDFFEGGNGILPGDIAYRITAEASDVADTVYSLLNTIVPTTLQLSAMASQMLMISRVLSVISALAIPSMALIIGCLGENLRKISNEAQLSTAALSAYLNEVFPSVLFVKANNAESHEQKRFQSLAYTNLSACLRKKQTKVLMPQVVQIMFFGVLFMFSAGSLIVSRGLFECASLISFIGYLVLLIEPIQDVGKAYNELKQGEPAIERLFDLALFKSQVIEKPDAVELHSITGEVKFCGLSFSYGDNMPLVMNDLGLHIRAGETVALIGPSGGGKTTLVKLLLRLYDPSSGSILIDGYDIKNIRLDSLRTIVGLVSQDTVLFSGTIAENIGYRDLINGIDMGKVELAARTANADEFIRNLPDQYQTNVGPRGSNFSGGQRQRLAIARALYQNPSILILDEATSALDSRSELLVRQALQRLLKNRTVLVIAHRLETVLMAERIFLLNNGKLQELSRTSLMDGSLASTGLIV from the exons ATGGCTGTCTCTCTGCATTCGACACCTCCATTTTATTCTTCCCTTTTTCACCTCAAATCCCATGGCCGTTTAGACCTCCAAAAAACCCTTGTTACTAATCGGTCAATCTCCATTTGTCTCAAATCCTCCTATAATCCATCCGCCGCCGCCGTCTGTCTTCCGTCTCCACCAATCAAACTCAGGTCTCTCTTATATCTCAGGCCCTACCTCCAATCGGAATGGCGCCCGATCCTCTCTGGCTGGTTCTGCAGCGCTGTTTCGGTCTACTCTCTCTCCAAGATCGTACCTTTGGTGGGCAGGTTATCTTCTCTGATGACCACTGCGGATTTAGGGAGTTTGAAAAATGAGGGCTTGGTTTTGGGTGTTtttgttttcgcacggattcTTGCGAGTTACTTGCAACATGCCTTTTTATGGGAAGCTGCGTTGAATTGTGCATATAAAATTAGGGTTTATGTGTTTAATAGGGTTTTGGGGAGGGACTTGGATTTCTTTGAGGGTGGAAATGGTATTTTACCGGGGGATATTGCGTATAGGATCACGGCCGAGGCATCGGATGTAGCTGACACCGTATATTCTCTACTGAAT ACAATTGTACCCACCACTCTTCAGCTATCGGCAATGGCTTCTCAGATGTTAATGATTAGCCGCGTTCTCTCAGTTATTTCCGCTTTG GCGATTCCATCAATGGCTCTTATTATTGGATGTCTAGGAGAAAATCTCCGTAAAATTTCCAATGAAGCGCAGCTTAGTACTGCTGCTTTGTCAGCCTACCTAAACGAG GTATTTCCTTCAGTTCTTTTCGTGAAGGCCAATAATGCGGAATCCCATGAACAAAAGAGGTTCCAGTCCCTTGCTTATACcaacctatctgcatgtttgaGGAAGAAGCAAACGAAGGTGTTAATGCCTCAGGTTGTACAAATTATGTTTTTTGGGGTGTTATTCATGTTCAGTGCTGGATCCTTGATAGTCTCAAGAGGTTTGTTCGAATGTGCTTCTTTGATCTCTTTCATCGGATATCTGGTGTTGTTGATTGAGCCAATCCAG GATGTGGGAAAGGCATATAACGAGTTAAAGCAAGGAGAACCAGCTATTGAGCGGTTATTTGATTTGGCCCTGTTTAAATCTCAG GTGATTGAAAAACCTGATGCAGTTGAATTGCATTCCATTACCGGAGAAGTGAAATTTTGTGGCCTCTCCTTTTCATATGGAGATAATATGCCTCTTGTAATGAATGATCTGGGCCTCCACATTAGAGCTGGAGAGACAGTAGCTCTCATTGGGCCATCAGGAGGAGGCAAGACGACTCTTGTGAAACTTCTTCTTCGTTTGTATGATCCTAGTTCTG gcTCAATATTGATAGATGGCTATGACATTAAAAATATACGGTTGGACAGCTTAAGGACAATCGTTGGGCTGGTCTCTCAAGACACG GTGCTATTTTCTGGGACTATTGCTGAGAACATTGGTTATAGGGATCTAATTAACGGTATTGATATGGGCAAAGTTGAACTTGCTGCTCGAACTGCAAATGCGGATGAATTCATCAGAAATCTTCCTGATCAGTACCAAACCAATGTTGGACCTAGGGGCTCAAATTTTAGTGGAGGCCAAAGGCAAAG GTTAGCTATTGCCAGAGCACTCTATCAAAATCCATCTATTCTGATTTTGGATGAAGCAACTTCTGCCCTAGACAGCCGATCTGAGCTTTTGGTGAGACAAGCCCTGCAGCGCCTATTGAAAAACCGCACT gTGTTGGTCATTGCTCATCGATTGGAGACGGTTCTGATGGCTGAAAGAATTTTCCTTTTAAACAACGGGAAGCTGCAAGAGCTCAGTCGCACCTCTCTCATGGATGGATCATTGGCATCAACCGGGCTCATAGTTTAG
- the LOC142545714 gene encoding replication protein A 14 kDa subunit B-like, with amino-acid sequence MDTSNPAVFVNAELLRMHVGRRVRAAIQVLRSDGGGSVLGKSTDEQQLVIKGHPPAPLTTFVEVIGVADTNQSIKAEIWTNFGDALDTSSYNSVCQLANGDFKQLFI; translated from the exons ATGGACACTTCAAACCCCGCGGTATTTGTGAACGCGGAGCTGTTGCGGATGCACGTAGGGCGGAGGGTTAGGGCGGCGATTCAGGTGCTCAGATCTGATGGCGGCGGCTCCGTTCTCGGGAAATCCACCGACGAACAGCAGCTGGTCATCAAAGGCCACCCCCCTGCCCCGCTTACCACTTTCGTTGAGGTCATCGGCGTTGCTGATACCAACCAGTCGATCAAGGCTGAGATATGGACCAACTTCGGTGACGCTCTAG ATACAAGCAGCTACAACTCCGTATGCCAACTTGCCAATGGAGATTTTAAACAATTATTCATTTGA
- the LOC142547375 gene encoding uncharacterized protein LOC142547375, translated as MPQVDFDALITARSGEGNDLKISCKTLADYGDEEEYSSEDHEDVQYDIVHPDDPPESFWLSKDAEYDWLDRNAFYERKDSTRGNSNSTNLNPHIKATSSNQNSQRFSANLRSKASIIGLPKTQKANFVDSSCKRTYKSSTNARLFPKRMASAGKSTVAVTEPGSPKVSCTGRVRSKRGRRRSNSTKRSDKPAEKSRVCHEKPAVESKTSVAKEEKKKTGFCSKVMSIFRSKKKHKKPARSSSRKVAEVQVEKPAAVETRRKSTASTKAASEPPGLGGMKRFASGRHSGSWLAEDLNQVYPVPLDFDRRVSITGRR; from the coding sequence ATGCCTCAAGTCGATTTTGATGCCTTAATCACGGCCCGTTCAGGCGAAGGCAACGACCTGAAAATATCATGCAAAACTCTGGCCGACTACGGAGATGAAGAAGAGTACTCGTCGGAAGATCATGAAGACGTCCAATACGATATCGTGCATCCGGACGACCCACCGGAATCTTTCTGGCTATCGAAAGATGCAGAATACGATTGGCTCGATCGCAACGCTTTCTACGAGCGAAAGGATTCGACTAGAGGCAACTCGAACTCTACGAATTTGAACCCCCACATCAAAGCAACAAGCTCTAACCAAAATTCTCAGAGGTTTTCTGCTAACTTGAGGTCGAAGGCTTCCATTATCGGATTGCCCAAGACGCAGAAGGCGAATTTTGTAGACTCCAGCTGCAAGAGGACCTATAAGTCGTCGACGAATGCAAGGCTGTTCCCCAAACGGATGGCGTCCGCGGGGAAATCGACTGTTGCTGTCACTGAACCGGGTTCTCCGAAGGTCTCATGTACAGGGAGAGTCAGGTCGAAGCGTGGCCGGCGGAGGTCGAACTCAACGAAAAGAAGCGACAAGCCGGCAGAGAAATCTAGAGTCTGCCATGAGAAGCCAGCGGTGGAATCAAAGACAAGTGTTGCGAAGGAGGAGAAGAAAAAGACCGGTTTTTGCTCCAAGGTAATGAGTATATTCCGATCGAAGAAGAAACATAAAAAGCCGGCACGTTCCTCTAGTCGCAAGGTGGCGGAGGTCCAGGTGGAGAAACCTGCGGCGGTTGAAACGCGGCGGAAGAGTACTGCGAGTACCAAAGCAGCGTCCGAGCCGCCAGGTTTAGGAGGGATGAAGCGTTTTGCTTCGGGGCGGCATTCTGGGTCTTGGCTGGCGGAGGATCTCAACCAGGTGTACCCGGTGCCGCTTGATTTTGATCGGCGCGTGTCCATCACCGGTAGACGGTGA
- the LOC142545716 gene encoding uncharacterized protein LOC142545716 isoform X2 has protein sequence MAGVLNLTDEPTFSPLFNGAVRRTTGYFLENNRQLLQKAHCQHGRRQSLVQEFSISAPRNFRDPQPKPFSVRPDKDLDILGASLALYFRLSTSLLSGSIQTLEFQCMNLMTIKYLTGNMVMESPISALSRPIFWFVLYSIKAAAQASRDMGTQD, from the exons ATGGCCGGAGTGTTGAATCTCACCGACGAACCTACTTTCAGTCCACTTTTTAACGGCGCAGTACGTCGAACCACAGGCTATTTTCTGGAAAATAATCGGCAACTACTTCAGAAAGCCCACTGTCAGCATGGACGGAGGCAGAGCCTAGTTCAGGAATTTTCAATATCTGCGCCGCGCAACTTCAGGGATCCGCAGCCCAAGCCCTTTTCGGTTCGACCCGATAAAGATTTAGACATTTTGGgggcttctcttgctctttacTTTCGCCTTAGTACCAGTCTCCTTTCTGG GTCGATCCAAACACTGGAGTTTCAATGTATGAATCTGATGACAATTAAATACTTGACGGGAAATATG GTGATGGAAAGTCCCATTTCTGCTCTCTCTCGGCCTATTTTCT GGTTCGTCCTATACTCCATCAAAGCCGCCGCACAAGCCTCTCGAGATATGGGCACACAAGATTAA
- the LOC142545716 gene encoding uncharacterized protein LOC142545716 isoform X3 codes for MAGVLNLTDEPTFSPLFNGAVRRTTGYFLENNRQLLQKAHCQHGRRQSLVQEFSISAPRNFRDPQPKPFSVRPDKDLDILGASLALYFRLSTSLLSGSIQTLEFQCMNLMTIKYLTGNMVMESPISALSRPIFYFNRKGSR; via the exons ATGGCCGGAGTGTTGAATCTCACCGACGAACCTACTTTCAGTCCACTTTTTAACGGCGCAGTACGTCGAACCACAGGCTATTTTCTGGAAAATAATCGGCAACTACTTCAGAAAGCCCACTGTCAGCATGGACGGAGGCAGAGCCTAGTTCAGGAATTTTCAATATCTGCGCCGCGCAACTTCAGGGATCCGCAGCCCAAGCCCTTTTCGGTTCGACCCGATAAAGATTTAGACATTTTGGgggcttctcttgctctttacTTTCGCCTTAGTACCAGTCTCCTTTCTGG GTCGATCCAAACACTGGAGTTTCAATGTATGAATCTGATGACAATTAAATACTTGACGGGAAATATG GTGATGGAAAGTCCCATTTCTGCTCTCTCTCGGCCTATTTTCT ACTTTAACCGAAAGGGTTCACGATGA
- the LOC142545716 gene encoding uncharacterized protein LOC142545716 isoform X1, with the protein MAGVLNLTDEPTFSPLFNGAVRRTTGYFLENNRQLLQKAHCQHGRRQSLVQEFSISAPRNFRDPQPKPFSVRPDKDLDILGASLALYFRLSTSLLSGSIQTLEFQCMNLMTIKYLTGNMVMESPISALSRPIFCKRQSNESYSLIEKLFSRITHFRPIFPPLI; encoded by the exons ATGGCCGGAGTGTTGAATCTCACCGACGAACCTACTTTCAGTCCACTTTTTAACGGCGCAGTACGTCGAACCACAGGCTATTTTCTGGAAAATAATCGGCAACTACTTCAGAAAGCCCACTGTCAGCATGGACGGAGGCAGAGCCTAGTTCAGGAATTTTCAATATCTGCGCCGCGCAACTTCAGGGATCCGCAGCCCAAGCCCTTTTCGGTTCGACCCGATAAAGATTTAGACATTTTGGgggcttctcttgctctttacTTTCGCCTTAGTACCAGTCTCCTTTCTGG GTCGATCCAAACACTGGAGTTTCAATGTATGAATCTGATGACAATTAAATACTTGACGGGAAATATG GTGATGGAAAGTCCCATTTCTGCTCTCTCTCGGCCTATTTTCTGTAAGCGACAAAGCAATGAATCATACTCTCTAATTGAAAAGCTTTTTTCGAGAATAACTCATTTTCGACCCATCTTTCCCCCCCTCATTTAG